A window from Streptomyces sp. NBC_00271 encodes these proteins:
- a CDS encoding acyl-CoA dehydrogenase family protein, with protein sequence MAEFTMELNDEQREVRDWLHGFAADVIRPAAAEWDEREETPWPVIQEAAKVGIYSLDFYAQQYFDPTGLGIPMAMEELFWGDAGIALSIVGTGLAAVGVLANGTEEQIGTWIPQMYGDANDVKVAAFCSSEPDAGSDVASMRTRAVYDEAKDEWVLNGTKTWATNGGIANVHVVVAVVDPDLGSKGHASFIVPPNTPGLSQGQKFKKHGIRASHTAEVVLDNVRIPGSCLLGGKAKLDERLARARERAKAGGGERVKNAAMATFEASRPAVGAMAVGTARAAYEVALDYAMTREQFGRPIIDNQGVAFQLADMRTSIDAARLLVWRASWMAINGKPFTAAEGSMSKLFASETAKKVTGQAIQILGGNGYTREYPVERMHRDAAIYTIFEGTSEIQRLVIARTLSGMPIR encoded by the coding sequence ATGGCCGAGTTCACCATGGAGCTCAACGACGAACAGAGGGAGGTCCGCGACTGGCTCCACGGGTTCGCCGCCGATGTGATCCGCCCCGCGGCCGCCGAGTGGGACGAGCGCGAGGAGACTCCCTGGCCGGTCATCCAGGAGGCCGCGAAGGTCGGCATCTACTCCCTGGACTTCTACGCCCAGCAGTACTTCGACCCGACCGGTCTCGGCATACCCATGGCCATGGAGGAGCTGTTCTGGGGCGACGCGGGCATCGCCCTGTCGATCGTCGGCACCGGCCTCGCCGCCGTGGGCGTCCTCGCCAACGGCACCGAGGAGCAGATCGGCACCTGGATCCCCCAGATGTACGGCGATGCCAACGATGTCAAGGTCGCGGCCTTCTGCTCCTCCGAGCCCGACGCCGGCTCCGACGTCGCCTCGATGCGCACGCGTGCCGTCTATGACGAGGCCAAGGACGAGTGGGTGCTCAACGGCACCAAGACCTGGGCGACCAACGGTGGTATCGCCAACGTCCATGTCGTCGTCGCGGTCGTCGACCCGGACCTCGGCTCCAAGGGGCACGCCTCCTTCATCGTGCCGCCGAACACGCCGGGCCTCTCCCAGGGCCAGAAGTTCAAGAAGCACGGCATTCGTGCCTCGCACACCGCCGAGGTCGTCCTCGACAACGTTCGCATCCCCGGTTCCTGCCTGCTCGGCGGCAAGGCGAAGCTGGACGAACGCCTGGCCCGCGCCCGGGAGCGCGCGAAGGCGGGCGGCGGCGAACGGGTGAAGAACGCCGCGATGGCCACGTTCGAGGCGTCGCGTCCGGCCGTCGGGGCCATGGCGGTGGGCACGGCCCGCGCCGCGTACGAGGTCGCCCTCGACTATGCGATGACGCGTGAGCAGTTCGGGCGTCCGATCATCGACAATCAGGGTGTCGCGTTCCAGCTCGCCGACATGCGTACGTCGATCGATGCCGCGCGTCTGCTGGTGTGGCGGGCTTCGTGGATGGCGATCAACGGGAAGCCGTTCACCGCGGCCGAGGGGTCGATGTCCAAGTTGTTCGCCAGCGAGACGGCGAAGAAGGTCACCGGTCAGGCGATCCAGATCCTGGGTGGAAATGGCTACACCCGTGAGTATCCGGTGGAGCGGATGCACCGGGATGCAGCCATTTACACCATTTTCGAGGGGACGAGCGAGATCCAGCGGCTGGTGATCGCGCGGACGCTTTCCGGGATGCCGATTCGGTAG
- a CDS encoding MurT ligase domain-containing protein yields the protein MSGNSDPLTPRAKLAVTAGKAAAAVSRAAGRGSGSVIGGRVALKLDPDLLARLATHLDVILVSATNGKTTTTRLIAEALRAAGPVVSNALGANMPAGITSALAGGSDAKFAVIEVDEKYLAGVARDTDPKCIALLNLSRDQLDRAAETRMMAEHWREGLAGSKAVVVANADDPLVVWAASSSPNVMWVAAGQMWKDDAWSCPSCGGVMQRPGDDWFCGDCGFRRPTPTWALSGDHVLDPHGSAWPIHLQLPGRANKANAASSAAVAAVFGVPPQVALERMYQVQAVAGRYDVVQFMQRDLRLLLAKNPAGWLETFSLIDPPPTPVILSVNARGADGTDTSWLWDVDYTRLTGHPIFVLGDRKLDLAVRLEVANQSFQVCENLDQAVQLAPPGRIEVIANYTAFQDLRRRVGN from the coding sequence ATGTCAGGCAACTCGGACCCGCTGACGCCGCGGGCCAAGCTGGCCGTGACGGCGGGCAAGGCGGCGGCGGCCGTCTCGCGGGCCGCCGGACGCGGCAGCGGATCGGTGATCGGCGGCCGGGTGGCACTCAAGCTCGACCCCGATCTGCTGGCCAGGCTCGCCACCCACCTGGACGTGATCCTGGTGTCGGCGACCAACGGCAAGACCACGACCACCCGGCTGATCGCAGAGGCGCTGCGCGCCGCGGGCCCGGTCGTGTCCAACGCGCTGGGCGCCAACATGCCGGCCGGTATCACCTCGGCTCTCGCCGGGGGTTCGGACGCGAAGTTCGCGGTCATCGAGGTCGACGAGAAGTACCTCGCGGGTGTCGCCCGCGACACCGACCCGAAGTGCATCGCCCTGCTCAACCTCTCCCGCGACCAGCTCGACCGGGCCGCCGAGACCCGGATGATGGCCGAGCACTGGCGCGAGGGCCTGGCCGGTTCCAAGGCCGTCGTGGTCGCCAACGCCGACGACCCGCTCGTCGTGTGGGCCGCTTCCTCCTCGCCGAACGTCATGTGGGTGGCGGCCGGTCAGATGTGGAAGGACGACGCCTGGTCCTGCCCGTCCTGCGGCGGTGTGATGCAGCGCCCCGGCGACGACTGGTTCTGCGGCGACTGCGGCTTCCGCCGTCCGACGCCGACCTGGGCGCTGTCCGGGGACCACGTCCTCGACCCGCACGGCTCCGCGTGGCCGATCCACCTCCAGCTGCCCGGCCGGGCCAACAAGGCGAACGCCGCCTCGTCGGCCGCCGTCGCGGCGGTCTTCGGGGTGCCCCCGCAGGTCGCCCTGGAGCGCATGTACCAGGTGCAGGCGGTCGCCGGACGCTACGACGTGGTGCAGTTCATGCAGCGCGACCTGCGTCTGCTGCTCGCCAAGAACCCCGCGGGCTGGCTCGAGACGTTCTCCCTGATCGACCCTCCGCCGACCCCGGTCATCCTGTCCGTGAACGCGCGGGGCGCCGACGGTACCGACACCTCCTGGCTGTGGGACGTCGACTACACCCGTCTGACCGGGCACCCCATCTTCGTGCTCGGCGACCGCAAGCTCGACCTCGCCGTGCGTCTCGAGGTCGCCAACCAGTCCTTCCAGGTCTGCGAGAACCTCGACCAGGCGGTGCAGCTCGCCCCGCCCGGTCGCATCGAGGTCATCGCGAACTACACCGCATTCCAGGATTTGAGGCGTCGTGTCGGCAACTGA
- a CDS encoding 6-phosphofructokinase, translating to MRIGVLTSGGDCPGLNAVIRSVVHRAVVDHGDEVIGFRDGWKGLLECDYLKLDLDAVSGILARGGTILGSSRVQPAQLRDGVERAKGHVEELGLDAIIPIGGEGTLKAARLLSDNGLPIVGVPKTIDNDIAVTDVTFGFDTAVGVATEALDRLKTTAESHQRVLIVEVMGRHTGWIALHSGMAAGAHAIVVPERPFDIEELAARVGERFEAGKRFAIVVAAEGAKPRPGTMEFDEGGKDVYGHERFAGIARQLSLELEERLGKEARPVILGHVQRGGTPTAYDRVLATRFGWHAVEAAHRGDFGKMTALRGTDIVMVSLAEAVESLKTVPEERYAEAECVL from the coding sequence ATGCGCATTGGTGTCCTCACGTCCGGCGGCGACTGCCCCGGCCTGAACGCCGTCATCCGGTCCGTCGTGCACCGCGCCGTCGTCGACCACGGCGACGAGGTCATCGGCTTCCGGGACGGCTGGAAGGGGCTTTTGGAGTGCGACTACCTGAAGCTCGACCTCGACGCGGTGAGCGGCATCCTGGCTCGCGGCGGCACGATCCTCGGCTCCTCCCGGGTCCAGCCCGCGCAGCTGCGTGACGGCGTGGAGCGGGCCAAGGGCCATGTCGAGGAGCTCGGCCTCGACGCGATCATCCCGATCGGCGGCGAGGGCACGCTGAAGGCGGCCCGGCTGCTCTCGGACAACGGTCTGCCGATCGTCGGCGTGCCGAAGACCATCGACAACGACATCGCCGTCACGGACGTGACCTTCGGCTTCGACACGGCCGTCGGCGTCGCGACCGAGGCCCTGGACCGGCTGAAGACCACCGCCGAGTCGCACCAGCGGGTGCTGATCGTGGAGGTCATGGGCCGCCACACCGGCTGGATCGCCCTGCACTCCGGCATGGCGGCGGGCGCGCACGCCATCGTCGTCCCCGAACGCCCCTTCGACATCGAGGAGTTGGCCGCGCGGGTCGGCGAGCGCTTCGAGGCGGGCAAGCGGTTCGCGATCGTCGTCGCCGCGGAGGGGGCGAAGCCTCGCCCGGGCACCATGGAGTTCGACGAGGGCGGCAAGGACGTCTACGGGCACGAGCGCTTCGCCGGCATCGCCCGGCAGCTCTCCCTGGAGCTGGAGGAGCGCCTCGGCAAGGAGGCCCGGCCGGTGATCCTCGGGCACGTCCAGCGCGGGGGGACGCCGACGGCGTACGACCGCGTGCTCGCCACGCGGTTCGGCTGGCACGCGGTGGAGGCGGCGCATCGCGGCGACTTCGGGAAGATGACCGCGCTGCGGGGGACCGACATCGTCATGGTGTCGCTCGCGGAGGCGGTGGAGAGCCTGAAGACGGTTCCGGAGGAGCGGTACGCGGAAGCGGAGTGCGTGC
- a CDS encoding type III polyketide synthase, giving the protein MATLCRPSVSVPEYVITMEETLELARSRHEDHPQLPLALRLIENTGVQTRHIVQPIEETLKHPGFEERNKVYESEAKARVPAVIQRALDDAELLTTDIDMIIYVSCTGFMMPSLTAWLINSMDFSSDTRQIPIAQLGCAAGGAAINRAHDFCTAYPDANALIVACEFCSLCYQPTDLSVGSLLCNGLFGDGIAAAVVRGNGGTGVHLERNGSYLVPKTEDWIMYDVRATGFHFLLDKRVPGTMEPLAPALHALARQHDWDASDLDFYIIHAGGPRILDDLSKFLEVPPEAFRFSRATLTEYGNIASAVVLDALRRLFDEGGAEHSARGLLAGFGPGITAEMALGRWRDSSNETV; this is encoded by the coding sequence ATGGCGACTTTGTGCAGACCTTCGGTCTCCGTGCCGGAATACGTGATCACGATGGAGGAGACGCTGGAGCTGGCTCGCTCCCGTCACGAGGACCACCCACAGCTGCCGTTGGCACTCCGACTGATCGAGAACACCGGTGTCCAAACCCGGCACATCGTGCAGCCCATCGAGGAGACGCTGAAACACCCGGGCTTCGAAGAACGCAACAAGGTCTACGAGAGTGAGGCCAAGGCCCGCGTCCCCGCCGTCATACAGCGGGCGCTGGATGACGCCGAGCTGCTCACCACCGACATCGACATGATCATCTACGTCTCGTGCACCGGGTTCATGATGCCCTCGCTCACGGCCTGGCTGATCAACTCGATGGACTTCAGCAGCGACACCCGACAGATACCCATAGCCCAGCTGGGCTGCGCGGCAGGCGGCGCCGCGATCAACCGGGCCCACGATTTCTGCACGGCGTACCCCGACGCCAACGCGCTGATCGTGGCCTGCGAGTTCTGCTCGCTCTGCTATCAGCCGACCGATCTCAGCGTCGGCTCGCTGCTCTGCAACGGCCTGTTCGGCGACGGCATCGCCGCCGCCGTCGTCCGCGGCAACGGCGGCACCGGCGTCCACCTGGAGCGCAACGGCTCCTACCTGGTCCCCAAGACCGAGGACTGGATCATGTACGACGTCCGCGCCACGGGCTTCCACTTCCTGCTGGACAAGAGGGTTCCCGGGACGATGGAACCACTCGCCCCCGCCCTCCACGCCCTCGCGCGACAGCATGACTGGGACGCCTCCGACCTGGACTTCTACATCATCCACGCGGGCGGCCCCAGGATCCTCGACGACCTCAGCAAGTTCCTCGAGGTCCCGCCGGAGGCCTTCCGGTTCAGCCGGGCCACCCTCACCGAGTACGGGAACATCGCCAGCGCCGTCGTCCTGGACGCGCTGCGTCGGCTGTTCGACGAGGGCGGCGCCGAGCACTCCGCGCGCGGACTGCTCGCGGGCTTCGGCCCCGGCATCACCGCGGAAATGGCCCTGGGCCGCTGGCGCGACAGCAGCAACGAGACGGTGTGA
- a CDS encoding type 1 glutamine amidotransferase, translating into MSDNSLRLVWIYPDLLSTYGDQGNALVVERRARQRGLDVARLDVRSDQPIPTSGDIYLIGGGEDRPQRLAAERLRRDGGLHRAVGNGAIVFSVCAGYQILGHEFINDLGQREPGLGLLDVVSVRGEGERCVGDVLGDIDPRLGLPQLTGFENHQGVTHLGPTARPFAQVRLGKGNGTGDGTEGAYNDTVFGTYMHGPVLARNPQIADLLLKLALDVNALPPIDDRWYEALRGERISAAQQPA; encoded by the coding sequence ATGAGTGACAACAGCCTGCGCCTGGTGTGGATCTACCCGGACCTGCTGAGCACCTACGGCGACCAGGGCAACGCCCTCGTCGTGGAGCGCCGGGCCCGCCAGCGCGGTCTCGACGTCGCCCGTCTCGACGTACGCAGCGACCAGCCGATCCCGACCTCCGGCGACATCTATCTGATCGGCGGCGGCGAGGACCGGCCGCAGCGGCTCGCCGCGGAGCGTCTGCGCCGCGACGGCGGTCTGCACCGCGCGGTGGGCAACGGCGCGATCGTCTTCTCGGTCTGCGCCGGCTACCAGATCCTCGGCCACGAGTTCATCAACGACCTCGGGCAGCGCGAGCCCGGCCTCGGCCTGCTCGACGTGGTCTCGGTGCGCGGCGAGGGCGAGCGGTGCGTCGGCGACGTACTCGGAGACATCGACCCGCGGCTGGGCCTGCCGCAGCTGACCGGCTTCGAGAACCACCAGGGCGTCACCCACCTCGGCCCCACCGCGCGTCCGTTCGCGCAGGTGCGGCTCGGCAAGGGCAACGGCACCGGCGACGGCACCGAGGGCGCGTACAACGACACGGTCTTCGGCACGTACATGCACGGGCCCGTGCTCGCCCGCAACCCGCAGATCGCGGACCTGCTGCTGAAGCTGGCGCTCGACGTGAACGCGCTGCCGCCGATCGACGACCGCTGGTACGAGGCGCTCCGGGGCGAGCGCATCTCCGCGGCGCAGCAGCCCGCCTGA
- a CDS encoding TetR family transcriptional regulator, whose protein sequence is MDTTQRTDQQRSADRRRRELLEAADRVVLRDGPGASMNAIAAEAGITKPILYRHFGDKGGLYAALAKRHTDALLGALRAALDAPAERRERVEATLDTYLAAIEAHPQVYRFLMHPTEGASSADQGFDLGKHSAPLLRRMGEELAEVIEERVDLGPGSQQLARVWGHGIVGMMHAAGDWWLGEQPCSRAELVRSLADLLWGRLAAAGDRVGGPGF, encoded by the coding sequence ATGGACACCACACAGCGAACCGATCAGCAGAGGTCCGCCGACCGCCGCCGGCGCGAGCTGCTGGAGGCCGCCGACAGAGTGGTGCTCCGCGACGGCCCCGGGGCCTCGATGAACGCCATCGCCGCCGAGGCGGGCATCACCAAGCCGATCCTGTACCGCCACTTCGGCGACAAGGGTGGACTCTACGCGGCCCTGGCCAAGCGGCACACCGACGCCCTCCTCGGAGCGCTGCGGGCCGCGTTGGACGCGCCCGCGGAGCGCCGGGAGCGGGTGGAGGCCACGCTCGACACGTATCTCGCGGCCATCGAGGCGCACCCTCAGGTCTACCGCTTCCTGATGCACCCCACGGAGGGCGCCTCGTCCGCCGACCAGGGCTTCGACCTGGGCAAGCACTCCGCACCGCTGCTGCGCCGCATGGGCGAGGAGTTGGCCGAGGTCATCGAGGAACGGGTGGATCTCGGACCGGGCAGTCAGCAGCTGGCGCGGGTGTGGGGGCACGGGATCGTCGGCATGATGCATGCCGCCGGGGACTGGTGGCTCGGTGAGCAGCCCTGCTCCCGGGCCGAGTTGGTACGGAGTCTGGCCGACCTGCTGTGGGGCCGACTGGCCGCGGCCGGCGATCGTGTCGGGGGTCCTGGGTTCTGA
- a CDS encoding cupin domain-containing protein, which produces MTMTEGLLVPPGHGRIVQTPAQHVTFKVTGSHSRTASTFEVLVPPGFDVGAHVHTRSEELFYVLEGELDVLAFEPRIRTPDNWQKWESSSGNRVVRATPGTVIVVPPGCPHAFSNPTENQAKMFFQASPPPDHERYFEELLEILRDGGPPDHAAIEELRARYDIEQLTPLKLR; this is translated from the coding sequence ATGACCATGACCGAAGGACTCCTCGTACCACCGGGTCACGGCCGGATCGTGCAAACCCCCGCCCAGCACGTGACGTTCAAGGTGACCGGCTCGCACTCGCGCACCGCGTCCACCTTCGAGGTGCTGGTACCGCCCGGGTTCGACGTGGGCGCCCATGTGCACACGCGCAGCGAGGAGCTGTTCTACGTCCTCGAAGGCGAGCTGGACGTGCTCGCCTTCGAGCCCCGGATCCGGACCCCCGACAACTGGCAGAAGTGGGAGTCGAGTTCGGGCAACCGGGTGGTACGGGCAACCCCGGGCACGGTCATCGTCGTGCCCCCGGGCTGTCCCCACGCCTTCTCCAACCCCACCGAGAACCAGGCGAAGATGTTCTTCCAGGCCTCCCCGCCCCCGGACCACGAGCGCTACTTCGAGGAGCTGCTCGAGATCCTGAGGGACGGGGGCCCGCCGGACCACGCGGCCATCGAGGAACTGAGGGCGAGGTACGACATCGAGCAGCTCACCCCTCTGAAACTCCGGTGA
- the def gene encoding peptide deformylase, whose amino-acid sequence MRHGSIPGTRGRVRPVTLLGDPVLHTPCEDVTDFGPELARLVEDMFATMYAAQGVGLAANQVGVASRVFVYDCPDDEDVRHLGHVVNPRLVEADGVVLRGPEGCLSLPGLEAGTERYDHAVVEGFTVDGEPVSVQGTGWFARCLQHEYDHLEGGLYVDRLSGWRRRRVMRQAARASWGR is encoded by the coding sequence ATGCGACACGGCTCCATCCCCGGCACCCGAGGGCGCGTCCGGCCGGTGACTCTGCTCGGCGACCCCGTTCTGCACACACCGTGTGAAGACGTCACGGACTTCGGTCCCGAACTCGCCCGACTCGTCGAGGACATGTTCGCGACGATGTACGCCGCCCAGGGCGTCGGCCTCGCCGCGAACCAGGTCGGCGTCGCGTCGCGGGTCTTCGTGTACGACTGCCCGGACGACGAGGACGTCCGCCATCTGGGACACGTGGTGAACCCCCGTCTCGTCGAGGCGGACGGAGTGGTGCTGCGCGGGCCGGAGGGCTGTCTCTCCCTGCCCGGCCTGGAAGCGGGGACGGAGCGGTACGACCACGCCGTGGTCGAGGGTTTCACGGTGGACGGGGAGCCGGTGTCGGTGCAGGGCACGGGGTGGTTCGCCCGGTGTCTGCAGCACGAGTACGACCACCTGGAGGGTGGTCTGTACGTGGACCGGTTGAGTGGGTGGCGCCGGCGCCGGGTGATGAGGCAGGCGGCGCGGGCGTCTTGGGGGCGCTGA
- a CDS encoding cytochrome P450 has protein sequence MTEKTMPGPLPPVRHWPALDLKGVDFDPVLTELMREGPVTRIQLPNGEGWAWLVTRHDDVRLVANDPRFGREAVMDQPVTRLAPHFIPARGAVGFLDPPDHTRLRRSVAAAFTARGVERVRDKARRTLDKMVDELLRVGPPADLTEAILTPFPIAVICELMGVPPDDRRGMHTWTQLILSSAHGAEVSEKAKDEMGAYFRKLIGARNDSRDEDVTSLLGAAVGRDEIDLEQAVGLAVLLQIGGEAVTNNCGQMLYLLMTRPALADRLRSDPRIRPQAIDELLRYIPHRNMVGLSRIAREDVEIRGVLIRAGDPVYVSYLAANRDPEVFPDPEHVDFDRSPNPHVAFGFGPHYCPGGMLARLESELLVDALLDRLPGLRLAVPPSQVPFRKGALIRGPEALPVMW, from the coding sequence ATGACCGAGAAGACGATGCCCGGGCCACTGCCGCCTGTCCGGCACTGGCCCGCCCTCGACCTGAAGGGCGTGGATTTCGACCCGGTCCTGACCGAGCTGATGCGCGAGGGACCGGTCACCCGGATCCAGCTGCCCAACGGCGAGGGATGGGCCTGGCTGGTGACCCGCCACGACGATGTGCGCTTGGTCGCCAACGACCCACGGTTCGGCCGCGAGGCGGTCATGGACCAGCCGGTCACCCGGCTCGCCCCGCACTTCATCCCGGCCCGCGGCGCGGTGGGCTTCCTGGACCCGCCCGACCACACCCGGCTGCGCCGCTCGGTGGCCGCGGCCTTCACGGCACGCGGGGTGGAACGGGTCCGCGACAAGGCCCGGCGCACGCTCGACAAGATGGTCGACGAGCTGCTGCGGGTCGGACCGCCCGCCGATCTCACCGAGGCGATCCTCACCCCCTTCCCCATCGCGGTCATCTGCGAGCTGATGGGCGTCCCGCCCGACGACCGGCGGGGCATGCACACCTGGACGCAGCTGATCCTGTCCTCCGCGCACGGCGCCGAGGTCAGCGAGAAGGCCAAGGACGAGATGGGCGCCTACTTCAGGAAGCTCATCGGCGCCCGGAACGACAGCAGGGACGAGGACGTCACCTCGCTGCTGGGCGCCGCCGTGGGCCGGGACGAGATCGATCTGGAGCAGGCCGTCGGGCTCGCCGTCCTCCTCCAGATCGGCGGCGAGGCTGTCACGAACAACTGCGGGCAGATGCTCTACCTGCTCATGACCCGCCCGGCGCTGGCCGACCGGCTGCGCTCCGACCCTCGGATCCGCCCCCAGGCCATCGACGAGCTGCTGCGCTACATCCCGCACCGCAACATGGTCGGCCTGTCGCGGATCGCGAGGGAGGACGTCGAGATCAGGGGCGTGCTGATCCGGGCCGGCGATCCGGTCTACGTCTCGTACCTGGCCGCCAACCGCGACCCGGAGGTCTTCCCGGACCCCGAGCACGTCGACTTCGACCGCAGCCCCAATCCGCACGTGGCGTTCGGCTTCGGCCCGCACTACTGCCCGGGCGGGATGCTGGCCAGGCTGGAGTCGGAACTCCTGGTGGACGCACTTCTGGACCGGCTGCCGGGGCTGCGGCTCGCCGTCCCCCCAAGTCAGGTCCCGTTCAGGAAAGGCGCGTTGATCCGTGGCCCCGAAGCTCTGCCCGTGATGTGGTGA